From the Planktothrix tepida PCC 9214 genome, one window contains:
- the psaK gene encoding photosystem I reaction center subunit PsaK — translation MMLLAAATNTPVTHAWSPTIAIVMILSNIVAIAIGKFSIQHPNAGPQLPSSNLFGGFGLPAVLATTSFGHILGAGVILGLSSLGVI, via the coding sequence ATGATGCTTTTAGCCGCCGCTACTAACACTCCCGTTACTCACGCTTGGAGTCCCACCATCGCGATTGTAATGATTTTGTCCAATATTGTAGCGATCGCCATTGGTAAATTCTCAATTCAGCACCCCAATGCTGGCCCTCAATTACCCTCTTCTAATCTGTTTGGTGGGTTTGGCTTACCTGCGGTTTTAGCAACTACAAGTTTTGGTCATATTTTAGGGGCGGGTGTGATTTTAGGATTATCCAGTTTGGGAGTCATTTAA